One segment of Brassica napus cultivar Da-Ae chromosome C3, Da-Ae, whole genome shotgun sequence DNA contains the following:
- the LOC106441692 gene encoding UDP-glycosyltransferase 79B10-like has product MGQKLHALMFPWFAFGHFTPYLHLANKLAEKGHRVTFLLPAKAKKQLEPLNLFPDSIVLHPITIPHVDGLPAGAETPSDIPITLWKFLIVAIDRTRDQVEVAVRASRPDLILFDYAYWVPEVAKENGVKSMMYNVISATCIAHDLVPGGGFGVPPPGYPSSKLLFRAHDAHAMSSFSVYYKRFYDRFTTSLTNCDFISVRTCEEIEGKFCDYIGSQYKKNVFLTGPMLPELDRSQPLDKKWNHWLRGFEPGSVVYCALGSQITLEKDQFQELCLGMELTGLPFFVALTPPRGAKTIQEALPEGFEERVKGRGVVWGEWVQQPLILAHPSVGCFVSHCGFGSMWESLMSDCQIVLIPYLADQVLNTRLLTDELEVAVEVQREETGWFSKENLSVAVNSVMDKDSEIGSQVRKNHSKLKELVVSPGLLTGYTDKFVETLENLLEVQNFNELL; this is encoded by the coding sequence ATGGGACAAAAGCTCCACGCTCTTATGTTCCCATGGTTCGCTTTTGGTCACTTTACTCCATACTTGCATCTAGCCAACAAGTTAGCTGAGAAAGGTCACAGGGTTACTTTCTTGCTGCCTGCGAAAGCTAAAAAACAATTAGAACCTCTTAACCTGTTCCCAGACAGCATCGTCTTACATCCTATTACCATTCCTCATGTTGATGGTCTTCCTGCTGGCGCAGAGACCCCCTCGGACATCCCCATCACGTTGTGGAAGTTCTTGATCGTAGCCATAGATCGTACACGCGATCAAGTCGAAGTCGCGGTTCGTGCTTCGAGACCGGACCTGATCTTGTTCGATTATGCTTACTGGGTTCCAGAAGTGGCTAAAGAGAATGGAGTAAAGAGTATGATGTACAACGTGATATCAGCAACATGTATAGCTCATGACCTTGTCCCTGGTGGTGGATTCGGAGTTCCTCCACCTGGCTATCCTTCATCTAAGTTGTTGTTCCGCGCACATGATGCTCACGCCATGTCGTCATTCTCTGTTTACTACAAGAGGTTTTACGATCGGTTTACCACAAGTCTCACGAATTGTGATTTCATTTCGGTTAGGACGTGTGAAGAAATTGAAGGTAAGTTTTGCGACTATATAGGGAGTCAGTACAAGAAGAATGTTTTCTTGACGGGTCCAATGCTTCCTGAGCTAGACAGAAGCCAACCACTTGATAAAAAATGGAATCATTGGCTGAGAGGTTTTGAACCAGGATCTGTAGTGTATTGTGCACTTGGCAGCCAAATCACTCTGGAGAAAGACCAATTCCAAGAGCTATGTTTAGGAATGGAGCTCACTGGTTTGCCGTTTTTTGTAGCGTTAACGCCACCAAGAGGTGCAAAGACTATTCAAGAAGCCTTACCTGAAGGATTCGAGGAGAGGGTAAAAGGTCGTGGAGTAGTTTGGGGAGAATGGGTGCAGCAACCGTTGATATTGGCTCATCCATCAGTAGGCTGCTTTGTGAGCCATTGTGGATTCGGTTCGATGTGGGAGTCTCTAATGAGTGATTGCCAGATAGTCTTGATTCCATATTTGGCTGATCAAGTTCTCAACACGAGATTGTTGACTGATGAACTCGAGGTTGCGGTTGAAGTGCAAAGAGAAGAAACAGGATGGTTCTCCAAGGAGAATTTGAGTGTTGCGGTCAACTCTGTGATGGACAAAGATAGTGAGATTGGGAGTCAGGTGAGGAAGAACCACTCCAAGTTGAAAGAGCTTGTGGTTAGTCCTGGATTATTAACCGGTTACACTGATAAATTTGTTGAGACTTTGGAGAACCTACTCGAGGTACAAAACTTCAATGAGTTACTTTAG
- the LOC106385595 gene encoding uncharacterized protein At2g39795, mitochondrial has protein sequence MSLFCGASSTVATLPFRAVRSRVTLQTGAQRVTLGGGSRQFSRASSLISLSRGSKLIAITAQENLVSVLESQIESAVVKEAPEEDELPEWFPFDIVDADKDRVVYLVRKFENETIYVRIELSRSLGDDKEKEEPKDPQADVLTGIPIFISVIKDEDGPSLEFIANAYVHEIVIDAVYIESPLELTWRYKGPDFADLDENLQKAYHRFLEIRGIKPNITEFMADYMADKAGRERLHWLNDVKSFLDM, from the exons ATGTCTTTATTTTGTGGAGCTTCGTCTACAGTGGCCACTCTTCCCTTCCGTGCGGTTAGATCTCGGGTGACTCTCCAAACTGGTGCCCAGAGAGTGACTCTTGGTGGTGGTAGCCGTCAGTTCAGCCGCGCATCATCGCTGATTTCACTCTCGAGGGGTTCGAAGCTAATTGCTATCACCGCCCAAGAGAATCTGGTTAGCGTCCTCGAATCTCAAATCGAAAGCGCCGTTGTTAAGGAGGCTCCTGAGGAAGACGAG CTCCCAGAATGGTTTCCTTTCGACATCGTTGATGCCGACAAGGATCGAGTTGTGTATCTGGTGAGGAAGTTTGAGAATGAAACCATTTATGTCCGGATTGAACTTTCTCGTTCGTTAGGGGAcgacaaagaaaaagaagagccaAAGGATCCTCAAGCTGACGTACTAACTGGTATCCCTATCTTCATCAGTGTGATCAAAGATGAGGATGGTCCCTCTCTTGAGTTTATAGCCAACGCTTACGTCCATGAGATTGTGATTGATGCTGTATACATTGAATCACCCCTTGAACTTACGTGGCGCTACAAAGGACCTGACTTTGC TGACTTGGATGAGAATTTGCAGAAGGCTTACCACAGGTTTTTGGAGATCAGAGGGATCAAGCCAAACATCACTGAGTTTATGGCTGATTATATGGCCGACAAAGCCGGCAGAGAGCGTCTACATTGGCTCAATGATGTCAAGTCCTTTCTTGACATGTGA
- the LOC106385594 gene encoding uncharacterized protein At2g39795, mitochondrial gives MSLFCGASSTVATLPFRAVRPPLSLQTGAQRVTLGGGSRQFSRASSLISLSTGSKLSAITAQENLVSVLESQIESAVVNEETPDDGEEEDKLPEGFPFRIIDTPGERVFFLTRKFENETILVEIDPTAPLDEGKKEEPNDPQAEVLIGISMVINVSKHDYAPCLEFLANAYIDEIVIDAIYVKQPQELSYPFLAKKIKKLWYPYEGPDFVDLDENLQKAFHRFLEIRGIKPNITEFVADYLANKDSRERLQLLKDVKTFVDM, from the exons ATGTCGTTATTTTGTGGAGCTTCGTCTACAGTGGCCACACTTCCCTTCCGTGCGGTTAGACCTCCGTTGAGTCTCCAAACTGGTGCCCAGAGAGTGACTCTTGGTGGTGGTAGCCGTCAGTTCAGCCGCGCATCATCGCTGATTTCACTCTCGACGGGTTCGAAGCTAAGTGCTATCACCGCCCAAGAGAATCTGGTTAGCGTCCTCGAATCTCAAATCGAAAGCGCCGTTGTTAACGAAGAGACTCCTGACGATGGGGAAGAGGAAGACAAG TTGCCAGAAGGGTTTCCTTTCCGCATCATTGATACCCCAGGGGAACGGGTTTTCTTTCTGACTAGGAAGTTTGAGAATGAAACCATTCTTGTAGAAATTGACCCTACTGCGCCGTTGGAcgaaggaaaaaaagaagaaccaaACGATCCTCAAGCTGAAGTACTAATTGGTATCTCTATGGTCATCAATGTGTCCAAACATGATTATGCTCCCTGTCTTGAGTTTCTAGCCAATGCTTACATTGACGAGATTGTGATTGATGCTATATACGTCAAACAACCCCAAGAACTTTCGTATCcctttttagcaaaaaaaataaaaaaactttggtATCCCTACGAAGGACCTGATTTTGT GGACTTGGATGAGAATTTGCAGAAGGCCTTTCACAGGTTTTTGGAGATCAGAGGGATCAAGCCCAACATCACTGAGTTTGTGGCTGATTATTTGGCCAACAAAGACAGCAGAGAGCGACTTCAGTTGCTCAAGGATGTCAAGACTTTTGTTGACATGTGA
- the LOC125582906 gene encoding dihomomethionine N-hydroxylase-like: MLFLIKWFLGLLLGDDGGGKQLPPCPPGIPMIGNLVGMLMNRPTTKWIVRVMNDMKTDIACFRFGRVHVIAITSDEIAREVVKEKDSVFADRPDSYSAEYISCGYKGVVFDEYGERQMKMKKVMTSELMSTKALDLLRDVRNLESDNLLAYVLNLYKKGGLVNVRDIVCTHTQMATKYLLTKVNNVKSDLY; encoded by the exons ATGTTGTTTCTCATAAAATGGTTCTTAGGACTTCTTCTTGGGGATGATGGTGGTGGTAAGCAGCTCCCTCCATGCCCgcctggaattccgatgatcGGAAACTTAGTGGGAATGCTCATGAACAGACCAACTACCAAGTGGATAGTTCGTGTGATGAACGATATGAAGACGGATATAGCTTGCTTCCGCTTCGGTCGTGTTCATGTCATTGCCATAACGTCTGATGAGATTGCCCGTGAAGTCGTCAAGGAAAAAGACTCGGTGTTTGCAGACAGGCCGGACTCTTACTCCGCCGAATACATAAGTTGCGG GTACAAGGGGGTGGTGTTCGATGAGTACGGCGAGAGAcaaatgaagatgaagaaagtGATGACGTCCGAGTTAATGTCCACAAAGGCTTTAGACTTATTACGCGACGTTAGAAACTTGGAATCCGACAACCTCCTCGCATATGTTCTTAACCTATACAAGAAAGGTGGGTTAGTGAACGTAAGGGATATCGTATGCACCCACACTCAAATGGCAACAAAATACTTGTTAACAAAAGTCAACAATGTCAAGAGCGACCTATACTAG
- the LOC106386561 gene encoding UDP-glycosyltransferase 79B10-like, which produces MGQKLHALMFPWFAFGHFTPYLHLANKLAEKGHRVTFLLPAKAKKQLEPLNLFPDSIVLHPITIPHVDGLPAGAETPSDIPITLWKFLIVAIDRTRDQVEVAVRASRPDLILFDYAYWVPEVAKEHGVKSMMYNVISATCIAHDLVPGGGFGVPPPGYPSSKLLFRAHDAHAMSSFSVYYKRFYDRFTTSLTNCDFISVRTCEEIEGKFCDYIGSQYKKNVLLTGPMLPELDRSQPLEDKWNHWLSGFGPGSVVYCALGSQITLEKDQFQELCLGMELTGLPFFVAVTPPKGAKTIQEALPEGFEERVRGRGVVWGEWVQQPLILAHPSVGCFVSHCGFGSMWESLMSDCQIVLIPYLADQVLNTRLLTDELEVAVEVQREETGWFSKENLSVAVNSVMDKDSEIGSQVRKNHSKLKELVVSPGLLTGYTDKFVETLENLLKDTKLQ; this is translated from the coding sequence ATGGGACAAAAGCTCCACGCTCTTATGTTCCCATGGTTCGCTTTTGGTCACTTTACTCCATACTTGCATCTAGCCAACAAGTTAGCTGAGAAAGGTCACAGGGTTACTTTCTTGCTGCCTGCGAAAGCTAAAAAACAATTAGAACCTCTTAACCTGTTCCCAGACAGCATCGTCTTACATCCTATTACCATTCCTCATGTTGATGGTCTTCCTGCTGGCGCCGAGACCCCCTCGGACATCCCCATCACGTTGTGGAAGTTCTTGATCGTAGCCATAGATCGTACACGCGATCAAGTCGAAGTCGCGGTTCGTGCTTCGAGACCGGACCTGATCTTGTTCGATTATGCTTACTGGGTTCCAGAAGTGGCAAAGGAACATGGAGTAAAGAGTATGATGTACAACGTGATATCAGCAACATGTATAGCTCATGACCTTGTCCCTGGTGGTGGATTCGGAGTTCCTCCACCTGGTTATCCTTCATCTAAGTTGTTGTTCCGCGCACATGATGCTCACGCCATGTCGTCATTCTCTGTTTACTACAAGAGGTTTTACGATCGGTTTACCACAAGTCTTACGAATTGTGATTTCATTTCGGTTAGGACGTGTGAAGAAATTGAAGGTAAGTTTTGCGACTATATAGGGAGTCAGTACAAGAAGAATGTTCTCTTGACCGGTCCAATGCTTCCTGAGCTAGACAGAAGCCAACCGCTTGAAGACAAATGGAATCATTGGCTGAGCGGGTTTGGACCAGGATCTGTAGTGTATTGTGCACTTGGCAGCCAAATCACTCTGGAGAAAGACCAATTCCAAGAGCTATGTTTAGGAATGGAGCTCACTGGTTTGCCGTTTTTTGTAGCGGTAACGCCACCAAAAGGTGCAAAGACTATTCAAGAAGCGTTACCAGAAGGATTCGAAGAGAGGGTAAGAGGTCGTGGAGTAGTTTGGGGAGAATGGGTGCAGCAACCGTTGATATTGGCTCATCCATCAGTAGGCTGCTTTGTGAGCCATTGTGGATTCGGTTCGATGTGGGAGTCTCTAATGAGTGATTGCCAGATAGTCTTGATTCCATATTTGGCTGATCAAGTTCTCAACACGAGATTGTTGACTGATGAACTCGAGGTTGCGGTTGAAGTGCAAAGAGAAGAAACAGGATGGTTCTCCAAGGAGAATTTGAGTGTTGCGGTCAACTCTGTGATGGACAAAGATAGTGAGATTGGGAGTCAGGTGAGGAAGAACCACTCCAAGTTGAAAGAGCTTGTGGTTAGTCCTGGATTATTAACCGGTTACACTGATAAATTTGTAGAGACTTTGGAGAACCTACTCAAGGATACAAAACTTCAATGA
- the BNAC03G14790D gene encoding uncharacterized protein BNAC03G14790D encodes MAALFIAKRGIINIYRGSPRNYNNNTLQSSRCFTSQGSDGAGESSASMNEARQEAMGTSTDTKAPNVSVSYAADTAKEGLKRATELAKETSENHTETEDAAAMVAGGEDEKEENVTVGEIETLKGKNQSSS; translated from the exons ATGGCGGCTTTGTTTATTGCTAAGAGAGGAATCATAAACATTTACAGAGGATCGCCGAgaaactacaacaacaacactcTTCAATCTTCTCGTTGCTTCACCTCTCAA GGAAGCGATGGGGCTGGAGAGTCATCTGCGAGTATGAATGAGGCGAGACAAGAGGCGATGGGGACAAGTACAGATACTAAGGCTCCAAATGTTTCAGTCAGCTATGCAGCAGATACTGCAAAAGAAGGGTTGAAACGAGCCACAGAATTAGCCAAGGAGACGAGCGAAAACCATACTGAAACAGAGGATGCAGCAGCCATGGTTGCAGGCGGTGAGGACGAGAAGGAAGAGAACGTGACCGTTGGTGAAATAGAAACTCTTAAAGGAAAAAATCAGTCTTCAAGCTGA